A stretch of the Dechloromonas sp. TW-R-39-2 genome encodes the following:
- a CDS encoding ParB/RepB/Spo0J family partition protein, producing MKDQPPCAVGPFFVFGSVFVGWLKNSEFEQTCGGAAMSFKDTIPVFQMIDVGLLDPHSDHPRRHVDEAALEMLATSIRRHGVIHPLVVQPADATGRHVVIVGERRRRAAILAGEKSVPVVIHACQADELLAIQVFENMGSGLRVPLESRDSSRAIQRIVDGFEQESDAAEVFGRKKAWLVQATAAANLSPKVNALLEEGRISGTGAAIRLEKLAQKNEAKAESLIAKAEQLPAGEKLSRQVIDDVLLGEGARSRKKTASKEVREEVVRDGEVDVAVELFSNVQPINPARRRINAGKVKMVAEILGLTTEDEEDVLARLVDEFLAMKTL from the coding sequence ATGAAGGATCAACCGCCTTGTGCTGTTGGTCCTTTTTTTGTTTTTGGCTCGGTTTTTGTCGGCTGGCTAAAAAATTCCGAATTTGAGCAAACCTGCGGTGGAGCTGCCATGTCTTTTAAGGACACCATTCCTGTTTTTCAAATGATCGATGTTGGTCTGCTTGATCCGCATTCTGATCACCCGCGCCGCCATGTCGATGAGGCGGCGCTTGAGATGCTGGCAACGTCGATTCGGCGCCATGGGGTCATTCACCCACTCGTCGTTCAGCCGGCAGATGCCACTGGACGTCATGTAGTGATTGTCGGTGAGCGGCGGCGCCGTGCAGCCATTCTTGCGGGTGAGAAGTCGGTTCCGGTGGTGATTCATGCCTGTCAGGCGGATGAGCTGTTGGCAATCCAGGTGTTCGAGAACATGGGTAGTGGTTTGCGAGTCCCGCTTGAGTCTCGCGATTCATCAAGGGCCATTCAGCGGATTGTTGACGGTTTCGAGCAGGAAAGTGATGCAGCCGAGGTGTTCGGGCGCAAAAAAGCCTGGCTGGTCCAGGCGACTGCTGCTGCCAACCTTTCGCCGAAGGTTAATGCGCTGCTGGAGGAGGGGCGGATATCGGGTACGGGGGCTGCTATCCGCCTGGAAAAGTTGGCGCAAAAAAATGAAGCGAAGGCCGAGAGTCTGATTGCCAAGGCGGAACAGCTACCTGCAGGGGAAAAATTGTCGCGCCAAGTGATTGATGATGTTCTGCTTGGGGAAGGGGCGCGATCAAGGAAAAAGACCGCATCCAAAGAAGTTCGTGAAGAGGTGGTGCGGGATGGTGAAGTCGATGTCGCAGTTGAGCTTTTCAGTAATGTGCAGCCGATCAATCCAGCGCGGCGTCGAATCAATGCGGGCAAAGTGAAAATGGTGGCTGAAATACTTGGCTTGACCACAGAGGATGAGGAAGATGTTCTTGCCAGGTTGGTGGATGAGTTTCTGGCGATGAAAACCCTCTGA
- a CDS encoding tetratricopeptide repeat protein codes for MSFQPASKDHEAFRETRRAAEAGQGKAQYSLGLMYANGVGVEQDFNQALHWYRKAADKGVSAAQYILAGKYAMGQGVDRDIREALSWYLKASERGNSRALFKLGQMLSVPQEDFANSCFEKAAEKGVVEAQLMVGARLASGSGADQGRAADWYQKAAENGAPSAQYIIGTQYQSGKGVVQDLAQAVAWYRKAARQGFAAAQSQLGLMYARGEGVAKDNRQAVSWLSRAAEQGDGEAQYQLGAMYEQGLGVAADPLTAENWYLKAADQGDLRAQLRLARLYEDERPILAVEMYQRAAEHGNPEAQLALGKLYAGGLGFEPDFDKALGYLLAASQQGEAGALMALAQLLDRESVSMTTQWYRRAAEEGVTDAQCRIGHRLATGQGTGQNLQESLFWYMLAAEKGSLEAQHAVADAYMAQRDVPDNLEQAVAWYRSAAKQGFAQSQRVLGSLYARGEGVPKDNRQAASWWLKAAEQGDSDAQLYLGQLFEKGGGATADRHAEQWYARAMERAIDSRPMVAMLALLARKKSPDADVWFRQAAGEGIAAGQHFWADWLVDREGGLLDAESLNWYLLAAAQGHKAALAKLAELTRRDPEAVAALFASMAGESSLAVPLTSTSGGAKALGEEDENSFEWCMRAAEAGDPKAQWALGKIFVDGEKGQTQDFGQAVRWYRQSAQAGFPPAQAALAVLLSTGAGGMQNHDEAVHWWRKAAEQGDVESQYNLALMLEKGQGVPQNYVEAVVWLEKVAEQGIPIAQTRLGLAHATGRLGTVDLAEAYAWFAAAAAAGNEAAQANREHAEVLMSGQQLKDGKRRAEQITRRIAQLKAGQGHR; via the coding sequence GTGAGTTTTCAGCCTGCCAGCAAAGATCACGAAGCCTTCCGGGAAACTCGGCGAGCCGCTGAGGCCGGACAAGGCAAGGCACAGTACAGCCTGGGTTTGATGTATGCGAATGGCGTTGGTGTCGAGCAGGATTTCAATCAGGCACTACATTGGTATCGCAAGGCTGCCGATAAGGGCGTTTCTGCCGCGCAATACATCCTGGCCGGCAAATATGCCATGGGGCAAGGGGTTGACCGCGACATTCGCGAGGCGCTCTCGTGGTATCTGAAAGCTTCGGAGCGAGGCAACTCACGCGCCTTGTTCAAGCTCGGCCAGATGCTGAGCGTCCCGCAAGAGGATTTTGCCAATAGCTGCTTCGAAAAAGCGGCCGAAAAAGGTGTCGTTGAAGCCCAGTTGATGGTGGGCGCCCGTCTGGCTTCAGGGAGCGGGGCTGATCAGGGACGGGCTGCTGACTGGTACCAGAAGGCGGCAGAAAATGGCGCCCCTTCCGCCCAATACATCATTGGAACGCAGTACCAAAGCGGTAAAGGCGTGGTGCAGGACCTGGCGCAGGCAGTCGCCTGGTACCGCAAGGCCGCACGCCAGGGATTTGCTGCCGCCCAGTCCCAGTTGGGTTTGATGTACGCGCGTGGCGAAGGCGTTGCCAAGGATAACCGTCAGGCTGTTTCCTGGTTGAGTCGGGCGGCCGAGCAGGGGGATGGCGAGGCTCAATACCAGCTGGGGGCGATGTACGAGCAGGGGCTCGGTGTTGCTGCCGACCCGCTGACGGCAGAAAACTGGTATTTGAAGGCCGCAGACCAAGGGGATTTGCGCGCCCAGTTGCGCCTCGCTCGTTTGTATGAGGACGAGCGTCCGATCCTTGCCGTTGAGATGTATCAGCGAGCGGCCGAACATGGCAATCCCGAGGCGCAACTTGCGCTCGGCAAGCTTTATGCTGGTGGGCTTGGTTTTGAGCCCGACTTTGACAAGGCGCTCGGCTATTTACTGGCAGCCAGTCAGCAAGGTGAGGCCGGGGCGCTGATGGCTCTCGCGCAACTGCTCGACCGCGAGTCCGTAAGCATGACGACGCAGTGGTACCGCCGGGCAGCTGAGGAAGGGGTGACCGATGCCCAGTGCCGCATCGGTCATCGTCTCGCGACAGGGCAGGGAACCGGGCAAAATCTTCAGGAGTCACTGTTCTGGTACATGCTTGCTGCAGAAAAAGGATCGCTTGAGGCGCAGCATGCGGTTGCCGATGCCTATATGGCGCAACGTGATGTACCCGACAATCTGGAACAGGCCGTTGCCTGGTACCGGTCTGCTGCCAAGCAAGGTTTTGCGCAATCCCAGCGCGTCTTGGGGTCGCTTTATGCGCGAGGCGAAGGCGTTCCGAAAGATAATCGGCAAGCTGCATCGTGGTGGCTGAAGGCTGCAGAACAAGGTGATTCCGACGCCCAGCTTTACTTGGGGCAATTATTTGAGAAAGGTGGCGGGGCGACCGCTGACCGGCATGCCGAGCAGTGGTATGCGCGGGCCATGGAGCGAGCCATTGATAGTCGGCCGATGGTTGCGATGCTCGCTTTGCTCGCCAGAAAAAAATCGCCCGATGCGGATGTCTGGTTCCGGCAGGCGGCTGGAGAAGGGATTGCGGCGGGCCAGCATTTTTGGGCCGATTGGCTGGTCGACCGGGAGGGAGGCCTTCTCGATGCCGAGTCGCTGAACTGGTATTTGCTGGCAGCAGCTCAGGGACATAAAGCAGCGTTGGCCAAATTGGCCGAGTTGACGCGCCGGGATCCGGAGGCTGTGGCTGCACTCTTCGCTAGCATGGCCGGTGAGAGCAGCTTGGCTGTCCCATTGACGAGCACTTCCGGAGGGGCGAAGGCGCTTGGCGAGGAGGATGAGAACAGTTTTGAGTGGTGCATGCGGGCTGCTGAGGCTGGTGATCCAAAAGCCCAATGGGCACTCGGGAAAATTTTTGTGGATGGCGAGAAAGGCCAGACGCAGGATTTCGGGCAGGCAGTCCGCTGGTATCGTCAGTCGGCGCAGGCAGGCTTTCCGCCAGCCCAGGCAGCACTTGCCGTGCTGCTGTCCACGGGGGCTGGTGGCATGCAAAATCATGACGAGGCGGTTCATTGGTGGCGCAAGGCTGCTGAGCAAGGCGACGTGGAGTCGCAATACAACTTGGCGTTGATGCTCGAAAAAGGCCAGGGCGTTCCGCAGAACTATGTGGAGGCTGTGGTGTGGCTTGAGAAGGTGGCAGAGCAGGGCATCCCGATTGCTCAAACCCGCTTGGGCCTGGCGCATGCAACGGGCAGGCTTGGAACAGTCGACCTGGCGGAAGCCTATGCCTGGTTTGCTGCGGCAGCCGCAGCAGGCAATGAGGCTGCGCAAGCAAATCGTGAGCACGCCGAGGTTTTGATGAGTGGCCAGCAACTCAAGGATGGAAAGCGTCGGGCTGAGCAAATTACGCGCCGGATTGCGCAACTTAAAGCGGGGCAGGGGCATCGTTAA
- a CDS encoding HlyD family type I secretion periplasmic adaptor subunit, translated as MSAKKDKSADTAIEFLPDADEIERRPLPRSARITVHVLLAALISFLLWASLSETDLVVTARGRLITPLPNIIVQPLETAIIQGINVRVGQVVKKGERLATLDPTFTEADETQLRSRLHSLENQLARLEAELSGKPIVVADVKDADTLLQNRLAEERRASFGSQSKRFEEAIARVRAAIETNRGEQQGLSSRVRVLRDMESMQSELVAQKYAVRARLLEAQDRLIDAERNMQGAQNRAQELRKELGALEAEKVSFETGWRQKIMEELLAISRERGNVVEQLQKADKRNQLVVLNSPADAVVLEIAKLSTGSVARAAEPMFTLVPIGGDLEAEVKIDSADIGYIKVGDAAHVKLDAYPFQRHGGLEGALSTISEDAFRREADPSSGMEAFYTSRVRLSQTRLRKMPEQARLLPGMTLTAEIVVGKRSIISYLIWPLVRALDESVREP; from the coding sequence GTGAGCGCGAAAAAAGACAAGTCCGCAGACACGGCCATCGAATTCCTGCCGGATGCCGATGAAATTGAGCGTCGACCGCTGCCGCGTTCGGCACGGATCACCGTTCACGTTCTGTTGGCCGCGCTGATTTCGTTTTTGCTCTGGGCCTCGCTGTCTGAAACCGATCTTGTCGTTACGGCGCGTGGCCGGCTGATCACGCCCTTGCCCAATATTATTGTGCAGCCACTAGAAACGGCCATCATTCAAGGCATCAATGTCCGGGTCGGGCAAGTGGTCAAGAAGGGGGAGCGTCTTGCAACCCTGGATCCCACCTTTACCGAGGCGGATGAAACCCAGTTGCGTTCGCGCTTGCATAGCCTGGAAAATCAGTTGGCTCGTCTTGAGGCTGAGCTGTCCGGCAAGCCGATTGTCGTTGCCGACGTCAAGGATGCCGATACCTTGCTGCAAAACCGGCTGGCCGAAGAGCGCCGGGCGAGCTTCGGTTCGCAGAGCAAACGCTTCGAAGAAGCGATTGCCCGGGTCCGCGCCGCAATCGAGACCAACCGCGGCGAGCAACAGGGGTTGTCTTCGCGCGTTCGTGTCCTGCGTGACATGGAGTCGATGCAGAGCGAGCTGGTCGCCCAGAAATATGCCGTTCGCGCCCGTCTGCTGGAGGCTCAGGACCGCTTGATCGATGCCGAGCGAAACATGCAGGGGGCACAAAATCGGGCGCAGGAATTGCGCAAGGAGTTGGGGGCGCTGGAGGCAGAAAAGGTCTCCTTCGAAACCGGCTGGCGCCAGAAAATCATGGAAGAGTTGCTGGCCATTTCGCGTGAGCGCGGTAATGTCGTCGAGCAGTTGCAAAAAGCGGATAAGAGAAATCAACTGGTTGTTCTGAATTCACCGGCTGATGCGGTTGTGCTCGAAATTGCCAAATTGTCGACGGGCTCCGTGGCCAGGGCGGCCGAGCCGATGTTTACGCTGGTGCCGATTGGCGGCGACCTGGAGGCCGAAGTCAAAATTGATTCGGCTGATATTGGCTATATCAAGGTGGGCGATGCCGCGCATGTCAAACTCGATGCTTATCCATTCCAGCGTCACGGTGGGCTGGAGGGGGCTTTGAGCACGATTAGCGAAGATGCATTCCGGCGTGAAGCCGACCCTTCCTCCGGTATGGAAGCTTTCTATACGAGCCGGGTCCGTTTGAGCCAGACACGTTTACGCAAGATGCCGGAGCAGGCCAGATTGCTGCCTGGCATGACGTTGACCGCAGAAATCGTTGTCGGCAAGCGATCGATCATTTCCTACCTCATCTGGCCGCTGGTCCGGGCACTCGATGAGTCGGTTCGCGAACCCTGA
- a CDS encoding peptidase domain-containing ABC transporter, protein MSDKFPHTIVQCLAAIAQHHGLAVSPDRLIHDYALADEEPEGAMLLRMATEIGLKAKADKLSWDGLFAQEGVFPILLRLTAGSGMILVGVRTEEGEKKVAVLDPTADMADVILLGQNEFCSRWDGEVIFIKRTHSLSDPGQPFSLRWFIPEILKQKSAFRDIALAAIAMNLLALASPMFFQAVIDKVLVHQSSSTLWVLTVGVIIALVFDSTFVYLRQFLLLAATNKIDMQLTRRTFGKLLSLPIDYFESNSAGVVTRHMQQLESIRNFLTGRLFFTALDASALLIFLPLLFAYSVKLATIVLGFTLLIAAIIAGLLPTYRRRLDALYSAEGKRQSLLVETVHGMRTVKALAIEPTQRRIWDQLSAEAITTHFRVGQISITGAAITDFLGKLMPITIIVVGAQGVFDHTMTVGVLIAFQMLSGRVVNPLIQIVGLINEYQQTALSVRMLGEVMNRPSEGRGGAAGLRPQLVGEISFDDVTFRYPGSSATALDRAKFTIPPGAVVGIVGRSGSGKTTLTKLIQGLYPVQEGIIRFDGVDAREIDLAHLRRQVGVVLQENFLFRGSVRENLTMTKPDASFEEIVAAARAAGADEFIERMPQGYDTILEENASNLSGGQKQRLSIARSLLAKPRILILDEAASALDPESEAIFIKNLSQIAVGRTVVMISHRLSTLVNAHAILVMQRGHLADCGTHQELLGRCETYQQLWNQQTSHL, encoded by the coding sequence ATGTCCGATAAGTTCCCTCACACCATCGTTCAATGTCTGGCGGCAATTGCACAGCATCATGGCTTGGCGGTCAGCCCAGATCGCCTGATTCATGATTACGCGCTGGCCGACGAAGAGCCGGAAGGTGCGATGCTGCTACGCATGGCAACCGAGATCGGCCTCAAGGCCAAGGCCGACAAGCTGTCCTGGGATGGCCTCTTTGCTCAGGAAGGCGTTTTTCCTATCCTGCTCAGGTTGACCGCAGGAAGCGGCATGATTCTGGTCGGTGTGCGGACCGAGGAAGGTGAAAAGAAGGTCGCCGTGCTCGACCCGACAGCAGACATGGCTGATGTCATCCTGCTCGGACAAAACGAGTTTTGCAGTCGCTGGGACGGTGAAGTCATTTTCATCAAGCGCACGCATTCGCTTTCGGACCCCGGGCAGCCGTTCAGCCTGCGCTGGTTCATCCCGGAAATTCTCAAGCAGAAATCGGCTTTCCGCGACATCGCCCTGGCTGCCATTGCGATGAATCTGCTGGCCCTGGCTTCACCGATGTTTTTCCAGGCAGTCATCGACAAGGTGCTGGTTCACCAGAGCAGTTCGACGCTCTGGGTGCTGACGGTGGGGGTGATCATCGCCCTGGTTTTTGACTCGACCTTTGTTTATCTGCGCCAGTTCCTGTTGCTTGCCGCGACCAATAAGATCGACATGCAACTGACGCGCCGGACCTTCGGCAAGCTGCTTTCCTTGCCGATCGATTATTTCGAGTCCAATTCGGCGGGTGTCGTTACCCGGCACATGCAGCAACTTGAAAGCATCCGCAACTTTCTGACCGGGCGTTTGTTCTTCACGGCGCTCGATGCTTCGGCATTGCTGATATTTCTGCCGCTGCTTTTCGCCTATTCGGTCAAGCTGGCCACCATCGTTCTCGGTTTTACCCTGCTGATCGCAGCGATCATCGCCGGTTTGCTGCCGACCTATCGGCGCCGGCTGGATGCCTTGTATTCGGCGGAGGGCAAACGTCAGTCGCTGCTGGTTGAAACCGTGCATGGCATGCGGACAGTGAAGGCGCTGGCCATCGAACCCACCCAACGTCGAATCTGGGACCAGTTGTCGGCCGAAGCGATCACCACCCATTTCAGGGTCGGCCAGATTTCGATTACAGGTGCGGCCATTACTGATTTTCTCGGTAAATTGATGCCGATCACGATCATTGTCGTTGGTGCGCAAGGGGTTTTCGACCATACGATGACGGTCGGTGTGCTGATTGCTTTCCAGATGCTGTCCGGACGGGTCGTCAATCCGTTGATCCAGATTGTCGGGCTGATCAACGAATATCAGCAGACGGCGCTCTCGGTTCGCATGCTCGGCGAGGTCATGAATCGGCCTTCCGAAGGGCGTGGCGGTGCGGCGGGGTTGCGTCCGCAACTGGTTGGCGAAATCTCGTTCGATGATGTGACTTTCCGTTACCCCGGTTCAAGTGCGACGGCGCTTGATCGTGCCAAATTCACCATTCCGCCGGGGGCCGTGGTTGGTATTGTCGGCCGTAGCGGCTCGGGCAAGACGACGCTGACCAAACTGATCCAGGGGCTGTACCCGGTCCAGGAAGGGATTATCCGTTTCGACGGGGTGGATGCGCGGGAAATCGATTTGGCCCATTTGCGTCGTCAGGTCGGTGTCGTGTTGCAGGAAAACTTCCTGTTCCGTGGTTCGGTGCGTGAAAACCTGACCATGACCAAGCCGGATGCTTCGTTCGAGGAGATCGTGGCGGCTGCCCGTGCCGCTGGTGCCGACGAGTTTATCGAGCGGATGCCGCAAGGGTACGACACGATCCTCGAAGAAAATGCCTCGAACCTGAGCGGCGGCCAGAAACAGCGCCTGTCGATTGCCCGTTCGCTGCTCGCCAAACCACGTATCCTCATTCTCGACGAAGCGGCCAGCGCGCTGGACCCCGAGAGCGAAGCCATCTTCATCAAGAATCTTTCACAAATTGCCGTTGGTCGAACCGTGGTGATGATTTCGCACCGTCTGTCGACCCTGGTCAATGCCCACGCAATTCTCGTCATGCAGCGCGGCCACCTGGCCGATTGCGGGACGCACCAGGAGTTGCTGGGACGTTGTGAAACCTATCAACAGCTATGGAACCAGCAGACAAGCCATCTGTGA
- a CDS encoding SPOR domain-containing protein — protein MAEARLLSADADIDVARTRILPPVDLSAQSGYSSNMLSQFFLPKFFFWSTVASVTASIFDGGKREGEKKYSEAMYEEMVENYARTIYQAMREVEGALATIRLAGKRLDAQREAADAARRSWEINTKVYAMGGADHLTLLESERTYHRYLDEFQRSQMEHYRGYTALFLALGGGVRVAPPTPGQGKRPVGELTGRLEASKPAINPPEKAFSVNGVDLATNDLNPLAGVSAQGFWQVELPGLYHRNTVGAAWRDLRSRYPKEMDGRMVRPRLNGRIDDSVEGQEAWYRLYVASFASPLEAQDFCGKLLANQERCRVVNARGDEVPADVLAATTAPTSAAVSAPVEPPASSEPVSAKSAASVSEVAAVDKESSDRKERIAHTIQLAAFSNLENAAIASAVWQFRGYDVYVAETRGSDGRLWYAVRTGVYPQRRDAANAAQLIRRKDEAPAVLVPTLLDASGQPAQVDISDVLSVRLGQESQVLPEPPEAAPPVVSADEAVSRIVPENVRQAGKVKPKYAVQLGAFSSPENAEVSRKYWQGRGVNVDVAPLRDAEGRPWYGVRTGEFSQRRDAASLALQLGRKESASAIVVAVAVDPAGKAEINEPVIEPPVAPAAPRPEIVRDAVPVPAKADVAPKPAASALAPRFSIQLGVFASIENAAKAFAEWQLLGYEPYVCDAGETPGKPRFSVRTGAFGSKREAQAMVRTIERQESRRGLVVPAVFAADGRLSRIDVSPLLDNAASVQPDNLTGNDVR, from the coding sequence ATGGCGGAAGCCAGGCTGCTTTCGGCCGATGCCGATATCGATGTGGCGCGAACCCGTATCCTGCCGCCGGTCGACCTTTCGGCGCAAAGCGGCTACAGCAGCAACATGCTGTCGCAGTTTTTCCTGCCCAAGTTTTTCTTCTGGAGCACGGTGGCCAGCGTTACGGCGAGTATTTTTGACGGCGGCAAGCGCGAGGGCGAGAAGAAGTACAGCGAGGCCATGTATGAGGAAATGGTCGAGAATTACGCCCGGACAATTTATCAGGCGATGCGCGAAGTCGAAGGTGCTCTGGCCACGATTCGCCTGGCTGGCAAGCGGCTGGATGCGCAGCGCGAGGCTGCCGATGCGGCCCGCCGTTCGTGGGAAATCAATACCAAAGTCTATGCCATGGGTGGCGCCGATCATCTGACCTTGCTTGAGTCGGAGCGAACTTATCACCGCTATCTTGATGAGTTCCAGCGCTCGCAGATGGAGCATTACCGTGGTTACACCGCTCTGTTTCTGGCTTTGGGCGGCGGCGTCCGGGTGGCTCCTCCAACGCCGGGCCAGGGTAAGCGTCCGGTCGGTGAGCTGACCGGACGGCTTGAAGCATCCAAACCTGCGATCAACCCGCCGGAAAAGGCTTTTTCCGTGAATGGCGTCGATCTCGCAACCAATGATCTGAATCCCTTGGCGGGTGTCAGTGCCCAGGGTTTCTGGCAAGTCGAATTGCCCGGTCTGTATCACCGCAATACGGTGGGGGCCGCATGGCGCGATTTGCGCAGCCGTTATCCGAAGGAAATGGATGGCCGCATGGTTCGTCCGCGGCTGAATGGCCGGATCGATGACAGTGTCGAAGGGCAGGAGGCATGGTACCGACTTTATGTTGCCAGCTTTGCCTCGCCGCTTGAGGCCCAGGATTTTTGCGGAAAACTGCTGGCTAATCAGGAGCGTTGCCGCGTCGTCAATGCCCGGGGTGACGAGGTTCCGGCTGACGTACTGGCTGCGACTACCGCGCCGACGTCTGCTGCGGTTAGCGCTCCAGTCGAGCCGCCGGCTAGCAGTGAGCCGGTATCGGCCAAATCGGCGGCATCAGTTTCCGAGGTTGCTGCGGTCGACAAGGAGAGTAGTGATCGCAAGGAGCGCATTGCCCATACGATCCAGCTGGCCGCCTTCTCCAATCTTGAGAATGCGGCGATTGCGAGCGCCGTCTGGCAATTCCGTGGTTACGACGTTTATGTGGCAGAGACGCGTGGTTCGGATGGTCGTTTGTGGTACGCCGTCAGAACCGGTGTTTACCCACAACGGCGGGATGCGGCCAATGCGGCGCAATTGATTCGCCGGAAAGACGAAGCGCCGGCCGTTCTGGTTCCGACGCTGCTCGATGCCAGCGGGCAACCGGCACAGGTTGATATCAGCGATGTGCTGAGTGTTCGGCTGGGTCAGGAAAGTCAGGTTTTGCCCGAGCCGCCGGAGGCTGCTCCCCCTGTAGTGTCGGCTGATGAGGCCGTGTCCAGAATTGTCCCGGAAAATGTGCGTCAGGCAGGCAAGGTCAAGCCGAAATACGCTGTTCAACTGGGTGCGTTTTCAAGTCCTGAAAATGCCGAAGTGTCGCGTAAGTACTGGCAAGGACGAGGGGTGAATGTTGATGTTGCGCCGCTGCGCGATGCCGAAGGTCGTCCTTGGTACGGTGTGCGGACCGGCGAGTTTTCCCAGCGCCGCGATGCGGCCAGCCTGGCGCTGCAGCTCGGCCGGAAGGAAAGTGCCAGTGCGATTGTCGTTGCTGTTGCGGTCGACCCTGCCGGCAAGGCAGAAATCAATGAACCGGTGATCGAGCCGCCTGTCGCCCCTGCGGCACCTCGGCCGGAAATCGTCCGGGATGCCGTTCCCGTTCCTGCCAAAGCCGATGTAGCCCCGAAACCGGCGGCATCGGCGCTTGCTCCTCGTTTTTCGATTCAGTTGGGCGTCTTCGCGAGCATTGAAAATGCCGCCAAGGCGTTTGCCGAATGGCAGTTGCTGGGCTACGAGCCGTACGTTTGCGATGCCGGCGAAACCCCGGGCAAGCCGCGCTTTTCTGTTCGCACCGGCGCCTTTGGCAGCAAGCGGGAAGCGCAGGCCATGGTGCGTACCATCGAGCGCCAGGAGTCGCGCCGCGGCCTGGTCGTGCCGGCCGTCTTTGCTGCCGATGGCCGTCTCAGTCGCATCGATGTCTCGCCGTTGCTCGATAATGCCGCTTCCGTTCAACCTGACAACCTGACTGGCAACGATGTCCGATAA
- a CDS encoding ParA family protein — MRAVLVANPKGGAGKTTLATNLSGAFANQNKTVTLCDLDRQQSSLRWMAFRDPALPQVTGYFGGGQIVLNLPKESDWVVLDAPAGLQGYKLSDYLRVVDKVIVPLVPSVFDMAATEDFLNSIRNEMRGRRQSIGIVAMRVDPRTKAAGMLEEYMKHFDIPILGYLRNTQNYVNVASQGMTVFDPPRAKHKRDVAQWEPLLEWLQA, encoded by the coding sequence ATGCGAGCAGTGTTGGTGGCAAACCCCAAGGGGGGGGCGGGTAAAACGACGTTGGCGACAAATTTGTCGGGCGCGTTTGCCAACCAGAATAAAACCGTAACGCTGTGCGATCTGGATCGCCAGCAGTCGTCATTGCGCTGGATGGCGTTTCGCGACCCGGCCTTGCCGCAGGTGACCGGTTATTTCGGTGGCGGGCAGATCGTTCTCAATCTGCCGAAGGAGTCGGATTGGGTGGTGCTTGATGCGCCGGCCGGATTGCAGGGATACAAGCTGTCAGATTATCTGCGTGTGGTGGATAAGGTCATCGTTCCGCTGGTTCCTTCTGTATTCGACATGGCGGCGACAGAAGATTTCCTGAATTCGATTCGCAACGAGATGCGTGGCCGCCGTCAGAGCATCGGGATTGTTGCCATGCGGGTTGATCCGCGGACCAAGGCAGCCGGGATGCTTGAGGAGTACATGAAGCACTTTGATATTCCCATTCTCGGTTACCTCCGCAATACGCAGAACTATGTCAATGTTGCTTCGCAAGGCATGACTGTTTTTGATCCGCCGCGTGCCAAACACAAGCGAGATGTGGCACAGTGGGAACCTCTGCTGGAGTGGCTGCAAGCCTGA
- a CDS encoding IclR family transcriptional regulator, protein MVTKVASDRQGIQSIEVGFRLLHVIAANNRPMMLRDIAKGAGMPAAKAHRYMVSFMRIGLVEQDSGSGRYDLGAYALELGLSGLGRLDPVRLAVPFLEELCETVQETVALAVWGTHGATIVRIADAGGPVTVTLRAGTVLPLYNSATGRAFAAFHRSPYLKKFLDKELDEASGASKVAITTLRRQLEKNLTEIREKGISRATGSLTPGINGFSAPVYDHSGQMVAAITSLGPVGEFNVEWDSPVASAMLKASQGLSQRLGFLSQEKQ, encoded by the coding sequence ATGGTCACCAAAGTCGCCAGCGACCGGCAGGGAATTCAGTCAATCGAGGTTGGTTTTCGCCTGCTGCACGTGATCGCGGCAAACAATCGCCCGATGATGTTGCGCGACATCGCCAAAGGGGCCGGCATGCCTGCAGCCAAAGCCCATCGCTACATGGTCAGTTTCATGCGTATCGGACTGGTCGAACAGGATAGCGGTAGCGGACGTTACGATCTGGGCGCCTACGCGCTGGAACTGGGCCTCTCGGGCCTCGGACGACTGGACCCGGTGCGCCTCGCCGTTCCGTTCCTGGAAGAACTATGCGAAACCGTCCAGGAAACCGTCGCACTTGCCGTATGGGGAACACATGGCGCAACCATCGTGCGCATCGCCGATGCCGGCGGACCAGTGACCGTCACCCTGCGTGCCGGCACCGTGCTGCCGCTCTACAACTCGGCCACCGGGCGTGCTTTTGCCGCTTTCCACCGCTCCCCTTACCTCAAAAAATTCCTCGACAAGGAACTCGATGAGGCCTCAGGAGCAAGCAAAGTAGCGATCACCACCCTGCGCCGCCAACTTGAAAAGAATCTGACCGAAATTCGTGAAAAAGGCATTTCACGCGCCACCGGCAGCCTCACCCCCGGGATCAATGGCTTCAGCGCCCCGGTGTATGACCACTCCGGTCAAATGGTTGCGGCAATCACCTCGCTCGGCCCGGTTGGAGAATTCAATGTCGAATGGGACAGCCCGGTTGCCAGCGCCATGCTGAAAGCAAGCCAGGGACTCTCTCAGCGCCTTGGATTTTTGAGCCAGGAAAAACAGTAA